The Methanococcoides methylutens MM1 genome has a window encoding:
- a CDS encoding symporter small accessory protein: MLGIDDPQIWLAYVLCIISALGCMVYGILKWNEEEDEEC; encoded by the coding sequence ATGTTAGGTATTGATGACCCTCAGATATGGTTGGCCTATGTTCTGTGCATCATAAGTGCACTGGGGTGTATGGTCTATGGAATTTTAAAGTGGAACGAAGAAGAGGACGAGGAGTGCTAA
- a CDS encoding tetratricopeptide repeat protein, whose amino-acid sequence MEEKGKTIEELFHLGFHAEYPEEKIEYYSAVLESDLRDPRLWNEEAVALVWTNTGIAYCDLSEYKKAVYCFEQALDLDPRNSDIWYNKGIAHSYLGNYREAIESYTKTLAIDERYDNAWINKGMIHDILGEYEEAIRCYENIHVAMDIDPKYTMAWNKKGVAYYHLGKYDEAITCFAKVLNADPEYEDAKNNLSNAMAKLKDIGEQGAISDK is encoded by the coding sequence ATGGAAGAGAAAGGGAAAACAATAGAAGAACTGTTCCATCTTGGTTTCCACGCAGAATATCCGGAAGAAAAAATAGAATACTATAGTGCAGTGCTTGAATCTGATCTCAGAGATCCCCGTTTATGGAATGAAGAAGCTGTAGCACTTGTGTGGACGAATACCGGGATAGCTTACTGTGACCTGAGTGAATACAAAAAAGCCGTATACTGTTTTGAACAGGCGTTGGATCTTGATCCCCGTAATTCCGATATATGGTACAACAAAGGTATTGCACATTCATATCTTGGTAACTACAGAGAGGCTATCGAATCATATACAAAGACCCTGGCTATCGATGAAAGATACGATAATGCATGGATCAATAAAGGGATGATACATGACATACTGGGAGAGTATGAGGAAGCCATCAGATGTTACGAGAATATACATGTGGCAATGGATATTGATCCAAAGTATACTATGGCATGGAACAAGAAAGGAGTTGCATACTACCACCTTGGAAAGTATGATGAAGCTATTACGTGTTTTGCAAAGGTCCTTAACGCAGATCCGGAATATGAAGATGCAAAGAACAACCTTTCAAATGCAATGGCCAAACTAAAGGATATCGGGGAGCAGGGAGCAATAAGCGATAAATAA
- a CDS encoding O-acetyl-ADP-ribose deacetylase yields the protein MLSDRFVVIKGDIVELDVDAIVNAANNSLLGGGGVDGAIHTAAGPELLEECRSLKGCPTGEAKITSGYRLPAKYVIHTVGPIWRGGTSGEDEMLARCYRNSLKVAVRNGVRSIAFPSISTGAYGFPVDRAAKIAVSEIADFLCKDGSIEKVLLVSFNERAFEIYSRALEEWTTEGKCH from the coding sequence ATGCTGTCGGATAGGTTTGTTGTAATAAAAGGTGATATTGTCGAACTGGATGTTGATGCCATCGTGAATGCTGCCAATAATTCCCTTCTGGGAGGTGGCGGGGTGGATGGTGCCATACATACAGCAGCGGGGCCTGAGCTTCTGGAGGAATGCAGGAGCTTGAAAGGCTGTCCCACAGGTGAGGCAAAGATCACCTCCGGTTATCGTCTTCCTGCAAAGTATGTGATTCATACTGTGGGTCCGATCTGGAGAGGGGGAACCTCAGGGGAAGATGAGATGCTGGCTCGATGTTATCGTAACAGCCTGAAGGTTGCAGTAAGGAATGGTGTGAGATCTATTGCTTTCCCTTCAATAAGTACAGGGGCATACGGATTTCCTGTGGACAGGGCTGCAAAGATAGCAGTAAGTGAGATCGCTGATTTCCTGTGTAAGGATGGTTCTATCGAGAAGGTTCTGTTAGTGAGCTTTAATGAAAGGGCATTTGAGATCTATTCACGTGCTCTTGAGGAATGGACAACAGAAGGTAAATGCCACTAA
- a CDS encoding RND family transporter, giving the protein MKKLFEKLGFFIENNALPVIAIAFLFIILSFSGASQITMESGTDTFVEKTSQLYQDYDHLFLNIFYTQSMVVLVENGDVTDPELLKAVDRLEHLSSSIEGVVETSSMASVIKETNFQTSGRYRIPDDPAQIDHLLEIAGPQQLMPDETHTIIFVKAAGDTNENALREILREVEFAAEFADFPPEYKVIVTGDPAFNVAMEDEMNASMGPLLMLSGILMIIVLYLVFRHVRWRLLPLAIVFLGIIYTFGVMGYVRIPMSMVSMSAFPILVGLGIDYAIQFHNRIEEELDKGESESEAVIETVKHTGPAVFIALIITSLGFVSLFTSSVPMIQDFGKLLLIGIFMCFLASLFVGVTVIYGLDTLGKNNHIFRKLASLKPSISIRKVKDNENGTGTKIKNKANGDSLERLIEKTTMATIKHPGIVLFLAISLCMAGFYADSQVPIQTDMKTFVPTDMPALVDWNHMADVLGGGVFLNLIIKVDDAADPKVLQWMDEFSEHEVEARSDIYGADSIVPIVKQMNGGTIPDNRNEVQAIYDQLPEEVRNRYIYSNSMLLLNLDIGNAWEGLGIKGMEELVKIVRTDVMWMPPPPDVSVTITGDTVTFTEVISALTTGRVAMTMLGLIMVFGGLVIIYRDWLKAFTPVITMLMVIGWAGGVMYIMGIEYTPMTATLGALILGVGSEYAVLMMERYFEEKEKGRSPVEAMREASKKIGKAIITSGLTTLFGFSALIASPFSMNSNFGMVTVIDVALALLATFIVFPPVLVYLDSWRDRRMGIEVP; this is encoded by the coding sequence CTGAAAAAACTATTCGAAAAACTGGGCTTCTTCATTGAGAACAACGCCCTGCCGGTTATTGCAATAGCATTTCTTTTCATAATCTTATCCTTCAGTGGTGCCAGCCAGATCACCATGGAATCAGGTACTGATACTTTTGTTGAAAAGACATCACAACTTTACCAGGACTATGACCACCTTTTCCTGAACATATTCTACACACAGTCCATGGTGGTGCTGGTGGAGAACGGTGACGTTACCGATCCCGAACTGCTGAAAGCGGTGGACAGGCTCGAACACCTTTCTAGCTCCATCGAAGGAGTGGTAGAAACCTCCAGCATGGCTTCCGTGATCAAGGAAACCAACTTCCAGACATCGGGAAGATACAGGATACCGGATGATCCGGCTCAGATCGACCACCTCCTCGAGATCGCAGGCCCCCAGCAACTAATGCCGGATGAAACACACACGATCATCTTTGTGAAAGCGGCAGGAGATACAAATGAAAATGCCCTGAGAGAGATCCTCAGGGAGGTAGAGTTCGCTGCGGAATTTGCGGATTTCCCTCCTGAATACAAAGTAATAGTAACAGGTGACCCTGCATTCAATGTCGCAATGGAGGACGAGATGAATGCCAGCATGGGACCTCTCCTGATGTTGTCAGGTATTCTCATGATAATTGTGCTTTACCTGGTATTCCGGCATGTCAGGTGGCGACTCCTTCCCCTCGCGATAGTTTTTCTTGGAATTATCTATACCTTCGGCGTCATGGGATACGTCAGGATACCCATGAGCATGGTCTCGATGTCCGCTTTCCCAATACTTGTGGGACTGGGGATAGATTATGCGATCCAGTTCCACAATCGTATCGAAGAAGAGCTGGATAAAGGCGAATCTGAATCAGAAGCTGTTATAGAAACAGTCAAACACACAGGACCGGCAGTTTTCATTGCACTTATCATTACGTCCCTTGGTTTCGTTTCCCTTTTCACGTCCTCGGTCCCCATGATACAGGACTTTGGCAAGCTCCTCCTCATAGGAATTTTTATGTGTTTCCTTGCATCCCTTTTTGTAGGCGTTACTGTCATTTACGGACTGGACACGCTCGGGAAGAATAACCACATATTCAGGAAACTCGCATCACTTAAACCTTCTATCAGTATTCGAAAAGTAAAAGATAATGAGAATGGAACCGGGACTAAAATTAAAAACAAAGCTAACGGAGATTCCCTTGAACGTCTCATTGAAAAGACCACCATGGCAACAATAAAGCACCCCGGAATAGTGCTCTTCCTGGCTATTTCCCTGTGCATGGCCGGTTTTTACGCAGATTCCCAGGTTCCGATACAGACCGATATGAAGACATTTGTTCCTACAGACATGCCTGCACTTGTGGACTGGAATCACATGGCAGATGTCCTTGGAGGCGGGGTATTCCTGAACCTGATCATCAAAGTAGATGATGCGGCGGACCCCAAAGTACTGCAATGGATGGATGAGTTCAGCGAACATGAGGTCGAGGCCAGGAGTGACATCTATGGAGCTGACAGCATTGTCCCGATCGTCAAGCAGATGAACGGGGGTACTATCCCTGACAACAGGAATGAAGTACAGGCAATCTATGACCAGTTGCCCGAAGAGGTACGCAACCGGTACATCTACAGTAACAGTATGCTCCTGTTGAACCTCGATATCGGTAACGCATGGGAAGGGCTTGGTATTAAGGGAATGGAAGAACTTGTGAAGATCGTCAGGACAGATGTGATGTGGATGCCTCCGCCACCTGATGTCAGTGTCACCATCACCGGAGATACTGTAACCTTCACAGAGGTTATCTCGGCATTGACTACAGGACGAGTAGCAATGACAATGCTCGGACTTATTATGGTCTTCGGAGGACTTGTTATAATATACCGTGACTGGCTCAAAGCCTTCACACCGGTTATCACAATGCTAATGGTCATCGGATGGGCAGGCGGTGTTATGTATATCATGGGCATCGAGTATACACCTATGACAGCAACGCTCGGGGCGTTGATACTTGGTGTGGGTTCCGAATATGCCGTCCTGATGATGGAACGTTATTTCGAAGAGAAGGAGAAAGGGCGTAGCCCTGTGGAAGCCATGCGTGAGGCAAGCAAGAAGATAGGAAAGGCGATCATAACGTCAGGACTTACAACACTCTTTGGTTTCTCAGCATTGATAGCATCACCGTTCTCAATGAACAGCAACTTCGGTATGGTCACAGTGATCGATGTTGCACTGGCACTACTTGCAACTTTCATTGTATTCCCGCCGGTGCTTGTCTATCTTGATAGCTGGAGGGACCGCAGAATGGGAATTGAAGTTCCTTAA
- the pyk gene encoding pyruvate kinase, whose product MNLPDHKTKIVCTIGPASSSEEVLRELILAGMNVARINFSHGSFESHGKVIRTIKKLCEEMDVVVSIMADLPGPKIRVGELQDEPITLQKGDKVKLTTDKVVGTGNLIPVDFDKLPYCIAKPSDVYFNDGFIQMRCNGVCNNEAECEVVVGGQLSSHKGVNLPGTNLLLDPVTDRDLEIVDFALSEGVNCFSVSFIELGSDIEKVRYHAEKRGHSVFLVAKIERGQALKKIDGILDMTDGLMVARGDLGVEIPIEEVPIAQKQLIHKANLRGIPVITATHMLESMTENIRPTRAEATDVANAILDGTDAVMLSGETAVGKYPVETVRTMVNIAKRTEEWRARTGFGLDLVRKGIDETFMNISDVISLQVQEAINRLPIEYVVTPTYSGGTPRRISRFKPDEWVIAMSHLDMTCEQLAYSYGVYPIKVMNDSEDLEEKVNKTMRSKGIGKAKDMIVLTQGHEGGTNLLKIIQLTE is encoded by the coding sequence ATGAATCTGCCTGATCACAAGACCAAGATAGTATGTACCATTGGCCCTGCCTCTTCTTCTGAAGAGGTTTTGCGTGAACTTATACTGGCAGGTATGAACGTTGCAAGGATCAATTTTTCCCATGGAAGTTTTGAAAGCCATGGTAAGGTCATCCGTACGATCAAAAAGCTATGTGAGGAAATGGATGTCGTTGTCTCTATTATGGCCGATCTTCCTGGCCCTAAGATCCGTGTGGGAGAGCTTCAGGATGAGCCAATTACCCTGCAGAAAGGAGATAAGGTCAAACTGACCACGGATAAGGTAGTGGGCACAGGAAATCTGATTCCTGTAGATTTTGATAAACTTCCTTATTGTATTGCAAAGCCTTCTGATGTTTATTTCAATGACGGTTTTATCCAGATGAGATGCAATGGTGTTTGCAACAATGAGGCTGAATGTGAGGTTGTAGTAGGTGGCCAGCTATCCTCTCACAAAGGTGTCAATCTTCCCGGAACCAATCTCTTACTTGATCCTGTCACAGACAGGGACCTTGAGATAGTAGACTTTGCTTTGAGCGAAGGTGTTAATTGTTTCAGTGTATCGTTCATTGAGCTTGGATCCGATATCGAGAAAGTGCGATATCATGCTGAAAAACGGGGACATTCTGTTTTCCTTGTGGCAAAGATAGAGAGAGGACAGGCACTGAAGAAAATTGATGGCATATTGGATATGACCGATGGTCTGATGGTTGCACGTGGTGACCTTGGTGTGGAGATCCCAATTGAAGAGGTCCCAATAGCACAGAAGCAGTTGATCCATAAGGCCAATCTTCGTGGAATACCGGTAATAACTGCAACTCATATGCTTGAGTCAATGACCGAAAATATAAGACCAACAAGAGCTGAAGCGACCGATGTGGCAAATGCTATCCTTGATGGTACTGATGCTGTAATGTTGTCCGGTGAGACAGCGGTTGGAAAATATCCGGTAGAGACCGTAAGGACAATGGTCAACATTGCAAAGAGGACCGAAGAATGGCGTGCAAGAACCGGTTTTGGTCTCGATCTTGTTAGAAAAGGAATCGATGAGACTTTCATGAACATCAGTGATGTCATTTCACTTCAGGTACAGGAAGCTATCAACAGGCTTCCCATAGAGTACGTTGTAACACCTACGTATTCCGGTGGCACTCCAAGACGTATTTCCAGGTTCAAGCCGGATGAATGGGTTATTGCCATGAGTCACCTCGACATGACATGCGAACAGCTGGCCTATTCCTATGGGGTATATCCAATTAAAGTGATGAATGATTCTGAAGATCTTGAAGAAAAGGTAAACAAAACCATGAGGTCAAAGGGCATCGGCAAAGCCAAGGATATGATCGTCCTGACTCAGGGCCATGAAGGTGGAACTAATTTGTTGAAGATCATACAGTTAACTGAATGA
- a CDS encoding asparagine synthetase B, with the protein MGRIAGYFGTGNMGVDTAPIFREMEKRGKHDALIYTRDEIISFSSGSQLPELTDDDSMISFFDPSMAPSTTHLSVSGADITVACDVDLYKWDELCDTQDSIFSGTIDNGTDFMQLFLSDIFKRTNSEGSGISQTLAFLDSSLRKLWGVYAFACKANERIYLARDLIGVKPLWYDVSKGLAFASEKKFLEKAGYTEVKELSPRQILCYDLKDDTVTMHEREFLTTLPDVQGSEDEVRDELLALLRDAVSVRVPDENFGVMFSAGIDSTILASMCKEIAKEKGVSVTCYTVGLSGEVSSPDIVCAKRISEELGFDLKIHEIDLEAVEEYLKVVVPLIEDASVPKTGVAMTMYAASVAAKKEGINVLFAGAGADELFAGYNRYKRSDSINSDCLMDILEMHEVNTYRDDTVAAFTGVSLRLPYLDEKFVEYSLAIPEKFKMSDDMNKVVLRRVGEKIGLPKIITKRSKKAAQYGSRFDKALTKLAKRAGFDNKTEYINSFSGE; encoded by the coding sequence ATGGGCAGGATCGCAGGCTATTTTGGCACAGGCAACATGGGTGTGGACACCGCTCCAATTTTCCGGGAAATGGAAAAGCGCGGAAAACATGATGCACTTATCTATACGAGGGATGAAATCATTAGTTTTTCATCTGGATCACAGTTGCCTGAATTAACAGACGATGATTCCATGATAAGTTTCTTTGATCCTTCTATGGCCCCTTCAACAACTCATCTTTCTGTATCCGGGGCTGACATTACTGTAGCTTGTGATGTTGATCTGTACAAATGGGATGAATTGTGCGACACACAAGATTCTATCTTTTCTGGGACCATCGACAATGGCACAGATTTCATGCAATTGTTCCTCAGTGACATCTTTAAAAGAACGAATTCCGAAGGATCAGGTATAAGCCAAACTCTTGCTTTTCTCGATTCATCCCTGCGTAAACTTTGGGGTGTCTATGCTTTCGCATGTAAGGCAAATGAAAGGATATATCTTGCCAGGGATCTCATCGGTGTCAAACCTCTCTGGTATGATGTTTCCAAAGGGCTTGCTTTTGCTTCTGAGAAGAAGTTCCTTGAAAAAGCAGGTTACACTGAAGTTAAGGAGCTTTCTCCCAGGCAAATACTATGCTATGACCTTAAAGACGACACAGTTACGATGCATGAACGGGAATTCCTGACCACACTTCCCGATGTTCAGGGCTCAGAGGATGAGGTGAGAGATGAATTACTTGCACTACTCCGGGATGCCGTTTCAGTACGTGTTCCGGATGAGAATTTCGGTGTCATGTTTTCTGCAGGCATTGATTCCACTATTCTGGCATCCATGTGTAAGGAGATCGCCAAAGAGAAGGGTGTTTCAGTTACCTGTTATACGGTCGGGCTTTCCGGTGAAGTTTCCTCTCCGGATATTGTATGTGCTAAAAGGATATCTGAAGAGCTTGGATTTGATCTGAAGATCCATGAGATCGATCTTGAGGCAGTTGAAGAGTACCTGAAGGTTGTTGTGCCTCTGATAGAGGATGCCAGTGTCCCGAAGACCGGTGTAGCAATGACCATGTATGCTGCAAGTGTAGCAGCGAAAAAAGAAGGCATCAATGTCCTCTTTGCAGGTGCCGGAGCAGACGAGCTGTTTGCAGGATACAATCGTTACAAGAGATCCGATAGCATAAACAGCGACTGCCTGATGGATATTCTTGAGATGCACGAGGTGAATACATACCGGGATGACACTGTTGCAGCTTTCACAGGAGTTTCCTTGCGCCTTCCTTATCTTGATGAGAAGTTTGTTGAGTACTCGCTGGCAATACCTGAAAAGTTCAAGATGTCCGATGATATGAATAAGGTGGTACTGCGCAGGGTGGGCGAGAAAATAGGGTTGCCAAAGATTATTACAAAGCGCAGTAAAAAGGCTGCCCAGTACGGAAGCCGCTTTGATAAAGCATTGACAAAACTGGCAAAGCGTGCCGGTTTTGATAACAAGACAGAATATATCAATAGTTTTTCAGGAGAATGA
- a CDS encoding (Fe-S)-binding protein, with product MDEDLLAIDYCIDCGKCYDVCHIAKVTGNKYTPKSKIMLLQKLLDGDELEQEEINDVYLSTRCGACDDVCPMNIPITDIIQREREILAKQGKEPARTTQISKNIIEAGSPGRMDASIRNSWATDELEISDSSKVAYMAGCWIAFAHQDIAQSTIKILNAGGIVPRTIPEEKCCGLFLIDNGHVEEAREHAKEYVEYLESLGIKKVIASCPGCYEVLGKEYTKLFRKPEFEVIYSLSLFEQLIDEGKLTPKKLNRTVSVRDACAIMEMSDIPRKILSSMGVEVKEIFDRKNGCCGGPAGVKPNFPEISSKTAMLTIEKFKDTPDGTVSYCPFCYHHLEGVCKEKGEELDMQDISILLLESIL from the coding sequence ATGGATGAAGACCTGCTTGCTATAGATTACTGTATCGATTGCGGAAAATGCTATGATGTCTGCCATATCGCAAAGGTGACAGGCAACAAATACACACCTAAATCGAAGATAATGCTGCTCCAGAAGCTGCTTGATGGCGATGAGCTTGAACAGGAAGAGATAAATGATGTTTACCTCTCAACACGCTGCGGTGCCTGTGATGATGTCTGCCCCATGAACATACCCATCACGGATATCATCCAGAGGGAGAGGGAGATACTGGCTAAACAGGGAAAGGAACCTGCCCGCACCACACAGATATCAAAGAACATCATCGAGGCTGGTAGTCCAGGAAGGATGGATGCTTCGATCAGAAACTCCTGGGCCACCGATGAACTTGAAATTTCAGATAGCTCGAAAGTTGCATACATGGCCGGCTGCTGGATAGCATTCGCACATCAGGACATTGCACAGTCCACCATAAAAATACTCAATGCCGGAGGAATAGTGCCGAGAACAATTCCTGAAGAGAAGTGCTGTGGACTCTTCCTGATAGACAATGGCCATGTGGAAGAAGCTAGAGAGCACGCAAAAGAGTATGTCGAATACCTTGAATCCCTTGGCATAAAGAAGGTCATTGCTTCATGTCCGGGATGCTATGAAGTTCTCGGGAAGGAATATACAAAACTTTTCCGTAAGCCGGAATTTGAGGTAATATATTCACTTTCACTTTTCGAACAGCTCATTGATGAAGGAAAGCTCACCCCGAAGAAGCTGAACAGGACGGTATCCGTAAGGGACGCCTGTGCGATAATGGAGATGTCCGACATACCGAGGAAGATACTCTCATCGATGGGTGTGGAGGTAAAAGAGATTTTCGACAGGAAGAACGGCTGCTGTGGCGGTCCTGCCGGAGTTAAACCAAACTTCCCGGAGATCTCATCAAAGACTGCAATGCTTACCATTGAAAAATTCAAGGACACACCGGATGGAACTGTATCCTACTGTCCATTCTGCTATCATCATCTGGAAGGTGTCTGCAAGGAAAAAGGTGAAGAACTGGATATGCAGGATATTTCAATACTTCTTCTGGAAAGCATACTTTGA
- a CDS encoding GntP family permease, which produces MESLLIFIFVIIFISVLTIRYHVTPFLTLIAAAFIFGILSGMTEWLVQYVTGGAGRIFSLLGIPIYCGAVIAQILRHGHFIEKIVDDVKRTIKAPDLAAGVVAYVLSIPLMCCLTAYVVMLPLIEQMEKEQSTNGRLFYMAAFGSVLSFVLILPLPVVYSMTTTFGVPDSETFSINLITVPLSLFLLGIGYIVAKRLSRDQQHPLPELEGLVEPVMLSLPRWKVWLPIALPVVLITIGYLFSPLSMISDVNIALVISVFVSLLLVSEGPRRLALEKGTKNAGIILFDLCGAGALGFVISASSFPDEIFALISGVLPVVVVPFVLAVLIQTAQGSRVVTAVITATILAGTDIVASIPTIPLILMISAGTLVVSYVSDPYFWLVQRSTGDSIPTVLRRFTMPLAGAGILIFCCAMVLFMLG; this is translated from the coding sequence ATGGAATCACTGCTCATCTTTATATTTGTTATTATTTTCATCAGTGTCCTTACCATCAGGTATCACGTCACTCCCTTCCTGACACTTATCGCAGCTGCTTTCATATTTGGCATACTAAGTGGAATGACCGAATGGCTGGTCCAGTATGTTACCGGTGGTGCCGGCCGTATATTCTCCCTTCTGGGAATTCCGATCTATTGCGGAGCAGTGATAGCCCAGATACTGAGGCATGGCCACTTCATTGAGAAGATCGTGGATGATGTGAAACGAACCATCAAAGCCCCTGATCTTGCTGCAGGAGTGGTGGCTTATGTTCTTTCTATCCCACTCATGTGTTGTCTAACCGCATACGTTGTGATGCTTCCACTTATTGAGCAGATGGAGAAGGAGCAGTCTACAAATGGAAGGCTCTTCTACATGGCAGCCTTCGGAAGTGTGCTTTCTTTCGTACTGATCCTGCCACTTCCGGTTGTTTACAGCATGACCACAACTTTCGGGGTTCCGGATTCAGAGACCTTCAGCATCAATCTAATTACTGTCCCCCTTTCCCTGTTCCTGCTGGGCATCGGCTACATTGTCGCAAAAAGGCTAAGCAGGGATCAGCAGCATCCCCTTCCGGAACTTGAAGGACTGGTAGAGCCGGTTATGCTCTCCCTGCCCCGCTGGAAGGTCTGGCTTCCAATTGCACTGCCTGTTGTCCTGATCACAATAGGCTATCTGTTCTCCCCGCTATCAATGATCAGTGACGTGAACATTGCCCTTGTGATCTCAGTGTTCGTTTCCCTTCTGCTGGTAAGTGAAGGGCCCCGCAGGCTCGCACTTGAGAAAGGTACAAAGAACGCCGGTATCATACTCTTCGACCTCTGCGGAGCAGGGGCCCTTGGTTTTGTTATATCCGCAAGCAGCTTCCCTGATGAGATATTTGCCCTGATATCAGGTGTACTCCCTGTTGTGGTAGTTCCATTTGTACTTGCAGTTCTCATACAGACTGCACAGGGTTCCCGTGTGGTAACCGCAGTTATCACTGCAACAATTCTCGCGGGTACGGATATTGTTGCCTCGATCCCTACAATTCCTCTCATACTGATGATCTCTGCCGGTACACTGGTCGTGTCATACGTCAGCGACCCCTATTTCTGGCTGGTTCAGCGCTCTACAGGGGATTCCATTCCAACGGTCTTACGCAGGTTCACCATGCCTCTTGCAGGTGCCGGGATCCTGATATTCTGCTGTGCTATGGTACTCTTCATGCTTGGGTAA
- a CDS encoding diphthine--ammonia ligase, whose translation MKLGVLFSSGKDSNYALHIMQQEGNSIECLITIKSRNPDSYMFHTPNIDLARLQADAMELPLLETFTEGEKELELDDLKKAIIQAQEEFGIEGIVTGALYSNYQKDRIEKICNELGLESFSPLWHIDQEQEMWELLDKGFEFIFSSIAAYGLNSSWVGKTILSSDVDKLVKLNEKIGLNIAGEGGEFESFVTDAPMFKKKIKINDFRLVERDEYTASVVIEDAELVDKE comes from the coding sequence GTGAAACTGGGTGTTCTTTTCAGTTCAGGTAAGGATTCCAATTATGCATTACATATCATGCAGCAAGAAGGTAATTCCATTGAATGCCTGATAACGATCAAAAGCCGAAATCCTGATTCCTATATGTTCCACACTCCGAATATAGACCTTGCAAGATTGCAGGCAGATGCCATGGAACTTCCTTTACTGGAGACCTTTACCGAGGGTGAGAAAGAACTTGAACTTGATGATCTCAAAAAAGCCATCATACAGGCGCAGGAAGAGTTCGGCATCGAGGGAATTGTGACCGGTGCATTGTATTCCAATTACCAGAAGGACCGGATCGAGAAGATCTGCAATGAACTGGGACTTGAGTCATTCTCCCCACTCTGGCATATCGACCAGGAACAGGAGATGTGGGAACTTCTGGATAAGGGATTTGAGTTCATCTTCAGCAGTATCGCAGCTTATGGCCTGAACAGCAGTTGGGTTGGCAAGACAATTCTCAGCAGTGACGTCGATAAGCTTGTGAAGCTTAATGAGAAGATCGGGTTGAACATTGCAGGTGAAGGCGGCGAGTTCGAGAGCTTTGTCACCGATGCTCCGATGTTCAAAAAGAAGATAAAGATCAACGATTTCAGGCTTGTGGAACGCGATGAGTATACTGCAAGCGTTGTGATCGAGGATGCGGAACTGGTGGATAAGGAATAA